From one Paenibacillus sp. FSL K6-1330 genomic stretch:
- the ilvC gene encoding ketol-acid reductoisomerase, translated as MAITTYYEQDAELSVLKDKTIAVIGYGSQGHAQAQNLRDSGLQVVIGLREGKSFDKAKNDGFEVLPVAEAVSRADVVQILMPDETQAAVYKNDIEPNLKKGAALMFSHGFNVHFGQIVAPKDNDVLLVAPKSPGHMVRRTYVEGFGVPGLIAIEKDATGQAKAIGLAYAKGIGCTRAGVIETSFREETETDLFGEQAVLCGGVSALVKAGFETLTEAGYAPEMAYFECLHELKLIVDMIYEGGLASMRDSISNTAEYGDYVTGPRVVTEDTKKAMKEVLSDIQQGKFARDFILENQSGRAFLTATRRNESEHPIEVVGAELREMMHWIKK; from the coding sequence ATGGCAATTACTACTTATTATGAACAAGATGCAGAACTCAGCGTGTTGAAAGACAAAACGATCGCGGTTATCGGTTATGGAAGCCAAGGTCATGCCCAAGCGCAAAACCTGCGCGACAGCGGACTTCAGGTTGTCATTGGCCTTCGTGAAGGCAAGTCGTTCGACAAAGCGAAAAACGATGGTTTCGAAGTACTTCCTGTAGCCGAAGCTGTTAGCCGTGCAGATGTAGTACAAATCCTGATGCCGGACGAAACGCAAGCAGCGGTGTACAAGAACGATATCGAGCCAAACCTAAAAAAAGGCGCGGCACTGATGTTCTCCCACGGTTTCAACGTTCATTTTGGTCAAATCGTAGCTCCTAAAGACAACGACGTCCTTCTGGTTGCACCTAAATCCCCGGGCCACATGGTTCGTCGTACGTATGTTGAAGGCTTTGGCGTACCTGGATTGATCGCAATCGAGAAAGATGCAACTGGACAAGCTAAGGCGATCGGTCTTGCTTATGCCAAAGGTATTGGTTGTACTCGTGCAGGCGTTATCGAAACTTCCTTCCGCGAAGAAACCGAAACAGACTTGTTTGGTGAGCAAGCGGTATTGTGCGGCGGTGTATCCGCATTGGTTAAAGCCGGTTTCGAAACGTTGACTGAAGCTGGATACGCGCCGGAAATGGCATACTTCGAGTGTCTGCATGAACTGAAACTGATCGTAGACATGATCTATGAGGGTGGTCTTGCAAGCATGCGCGACTCCATCAGCAACACGGCGGAGTACGGCGATTATGTAACAGGCCCGCGTGTGGTGACCGAAGATACGAAGAAGGCAATGAAAGAAGTCCTTTCCGATATTCAACAAGGTAAATTCGCTCGCGACTTTATCCTTGAGAACCAATCGGGACGCGCGTTCCTGACCGCTACCCGCCGCAACGAGTCCGAGCATCCGATTGAAGTGGTTGGTGCCGAGCTTCGTGAAATGATGCATTGGATCAAGAAATAA